The genomic window CCGAAGCGCTTCACGCCGAGGCGCTGTGCGTTCGAGTCGCGGCCGTTACGAGTGGACGATGCGCCCTTTTTATGTGCCATGTGGTGTCAGCTCCTGGGATGTCTTCGGTGTCGCGGCGCTACTACTTGGTGGTGATCGAGGTGATCTTGACGCGGGTCAGGTCGGCACGGAAGCCCATGCGACGCTTGTAGCCGGTCTTGTTCTTGTAGTTCTGGATGACGATCTTCGGGCCGCGGAGGTCGTTCAGGACCTCGCCCTCGACGGTGACCTTCGCGAGGTCGTCGCCGGTGAGGATCGTGTCGCCGTCGACGTGCAGGACGGGGACGAACGAGACGGTGTCGGATGCCGAGGCCTTGAGGCGGTCGACGGTCAGGATCGTCCCGACCTCGACCTTCTCCTGACGGCCGCCGGCGCGCACGATTGCGAATGCCATGGGAACTCCTGGGAAGTATGGGGGTGTGACGCCCGGATCGCCGGACGACGTCGCGCTGCCGCTCGGGCAACTTGGATAGTCTTTCACAGATGTCACGACCGATCAAACTTCGACGCCCGCCGCAGTTCACGGCCGAGATCGTCGACGACGCGCGGGGGCGCCTCCTCGACCTGCTCGCCGACCTGCGCACCCTCACGACCGAGCACGGCGACGACATCGAGGTGTGGGGCTCGGCCGTCACGGCCGCGGGCTGGGAGATCGCGAGCCTCGGGCAGTGGCTGGCGCTCGAGGGGGAGGCGGTGCTGCTGCTGGGCGGCACCTCCTATCCGGAGATCGCGGAGCACCAGGGCACCAGCCCGTCGGCGGTGCACGGCCGCGTGGGCCGGTCGCTGACGCTCGCCCCGTACGCGCAGGCCGCGGGACCGGACGGCGCCACGACGCGGGTGACCGCCGAGGGGCTGGCACAGGCCAGGGCGGAGTACGCGGCGGAGGCGGGCGGCGACCCGACCTCGGAGGGCGGCGACCACGGGGACGTCGGCGGCAGCTCGTCCGGCGACTCGCTCGCGGAGCGGCTGCCGGAGGTGCTGCGCGCCGGGGCGCTGCGCACCACCGAGATAGTCGAGGCGCTGCCGGGCTACCGGCGCTCGAGCGTGCTCTCGACCCTCTCGGTGCTGGCGCGGCAGGGGACCATCGTGCGGACCGGCCACGGCGTCTACGCCCTCCCGCCCGCTGACGGCGGGTCGGGAGAGGCGCAGACGCCGTAGAGCTGCTGCGGTCAGTCGCCGGGAACCAGCCCCAGCGCCGCCTGCTCGGCGTCGTCGAGCATCCGCGACCGGATGAGGAACCGACGCCCCTCCGGCGACTCGACCGAGAAGCCCGCACCCCGGCCAGGGACGACGTCGATGGTGAGGTGCGTCCACTTCCAGTACTCGAACTGGCTGCGGGACATGTACACCTCGATCGGGTCGAGCCCGTCGACGTGCAGGTCGCCCAGGTGGACGTCGACCGCGCCGACCCTGAAGAAGCCCACCGGGTAGCACATCGGCGACGAGCCGTCGCAGCAGCCGCCCGACTGGTGGAACATCAGCGGGCCGTGCTTCGCGGTGAGGTCGACGAGGAACGCCGCGGCCTCCGCCGAGACGTCGACGCGCGAGGGCGGGGCGACCGCCTCGGGAGCCGGGGCGGGGCCGGGCCGGCCGACCCCCGCCTCCTTCGCTGCGGTGCTCATCAGAAGAAGCCCATCGGGCCGTCCGCGTAGCTGACCAGCAGGTTCTTCGTCTGCTGGTAGTGGTCGAGCATCATCTTGTGGTTCTCGCGGCCGATGCCCGACTGCTTGTAGCCGCCGAACGCCGCTCCCGCGGGGTACTGGTGGTACGTGTTCGACCAGACGCGACCGGCCTGGATGTCGCGGCCGGCCCGGTAGAGCTGGGCGCCGTTGCGGCTCCACACGCCGGCGCCGAGGCCGTAGAGGGTGTCGTTGGCGATCTTGATGGCGTCGTCGTAGTCGGAGAAGCTCGTCAGGCTGAGGACCGGGCCGAAGATCTCCTCCTGGAAGATGCGCATCGAGTTCTTGCCCTCGAAGATCGTCGGGTTCACGTAGTAGCCGTCGGTCAGGTCGCCGCCGAGGTCGGCGCGGTCGCCGCCGAGCAGCAGCTTGGCGCCCTCCTGCTTGCCGATGTCCATGTAGCTGAGGATCTTCTCGAGCTGGTCGTTCGAGGCCTGCGCCCCGATCATCGTGTCGAGCGACAGGGGGTCGCCCTGCTTCACCTTCTTCACCCGCTCGATGCCGTCGGCCGTGAACTGGTCGTAGATCGACTGCTGCACGAGCGCCCGGGACGGGCAGGTGCAGACCTCGCCCGAGTTGAGGTTGAAGAACGAGAAGCCCTCGAGCGCCTTGTCGTAGAACGCGTCCTGCTCGTCGGCGACGTCGGCGAAGAAGACGTTCGGGCTCTTGCCGCCGAGCTCGAGGGTGACGGGGATGAGGTTCTCGCTCGCCATCTGCATGATGAGCCGGCCCGTGGTCGTCTCGCCGGTGAAGGCGATCTTGCGGATGTTCGGGTGGCTCGCGAGGGGCGCTCCTGCCTCGACGCCGAAGCCGTTGACGATGTTCAGGACGCCTGCGGGCAGCAGGTCCTTGATCAGGTCCATGAACACGTGGATCGAGGCCGGGGTCTGCTCGGCCGGCTTCAGCACGACGCAGTTGCCGGCGGCGAGGGCGGGGGCGAGCTTCCACACGGCCATCAGCAGCGGGAAGTTCCAGGGGATGATCTGGCCCACCACGCCGAGCGGCTCGTGGAAGTGGTAGGCGACCGTGTCGGCGTCGATCTCGCCGGTCGATCCCTCCTGGGCGCGGACGGCGCCGGCGAAGTAGCGGAAGTGGTCGATCGCCAGCGGCACGTCGGCGGCGAGCGACTCGCGGATCGGCTTGCCGTTGTCCCAGGTCTCGGCGACGGCGAGCATCTCGAGGTTCGCCTCCATCCGGTCGGCGATCTTGTTGAGGATGATCGCGCGCTCGGTGATCGTGGTGCGCTTCCAGGAGTCGAACGCCCGCCAGGCGGCCTCGACGGCGCGGTCGACGTCCTGGGCGTTGCCCCTGGCGACCTCGGTGAAGGGCTTGCCGTTCACGGGGCTGGGGTTCTCGAAGTACTGACCGCTCGCCGGGGCGACGTACTCGCCGCCGATGAAGTGGTCGTAGCGGGCCTCGAACTGCACGGCCGCGCCGGGCTGGCCCGGCTGCGCGTAGGTGCTCGGGGGAGTGGTGACGGTCATGGCTGTCCCTTTCGACGACGGTGTCGGAGGGCCGGGGATCGCTCGGCCCGTGGGCGTCAGGGTAGGTCGGCGGAGGTTGCGGCGAGTTGCGCGACGAGACCGGCCCGGCGCGGCGACCGGGGCGGCAGCAGGCGGAGCAGCTCGCGACGGGCCGCGTCGTCGTCGCGGCCCTGGGCGGTCGCGATCCACTGCAGCAGGACGTCGGCCGACCCGGAGGTGCGGAGCGACTCCCCGAGGCGCCGTGCCAGGTCGTCGCGGAGGCCCTCGACCCCTGGCGCCGACGACCCCGGCAGGAGCGTGCCGGTCGCCGCGCGCAGCGCCGCCCGGTGCGACCCGCGGTCGAGCAGCTGCACGACCTCGTCGGCGTCCGTGGGGAGGTCCCCGGTCAGCCGGTACGGCCGGGACGACGGCACCAGCTCGGGGGCTGCGGCCTCGAGGACGTGCCGGAGGCGGACCAGCTCGGGTCGCAGGGTGCCGACCGCGCCGTGCTCGCCCCAGATCGCCTCGGCCAGGGCGGCGGCCGACCAGCCCTCCGGCCGCGCGGCGAGCAGCAGGAGGATCTCCGAGTGCCGCGCGCTGAGCGTGGTCGATCTGCCACCTGCGCGGAGGACCGCCTCGTCGCGACCGAGGACGTCGAGTCTCGGCGGGGTCGGAGCCCCACGGCCGGGCGCGGCGTGCGCGCGGGGGTGCGGGTAAGGGTGTGGATTCGGGTGCGGGCGTGTTCGCGTGTTCGTGTGCGTCCTCGCGAGGGCGAGCTCCGCCTCCATCGCCGCGACCGTCGCGCGGAGCAGCGGCAGGGTCTGCTCGCCGGCGGCCCGGTCGTCGCCCGTGATGTCGACCACGCCGATGAGGCGCCCGTCGGCAGGGTCGTGCACCGGGACGGCGGTGCAGCTCCACTCCTGCACGAGGTGGGAGAAGTGCTCGGGGCCGCGGATCTGCACGCCGCGGTCGAGTGCGAGCGCCGTGCCCGGCGCGGAGGTGCCGACGCGCGACTCGGCCCAGCCGGCCCCGGCGACGAACAGCATGGACTCCGCGCGCCGCCGTGCGTCCCGGTCGCCCTCGACCCAGAGCAGGCGGCCGTGTTCGTCGCCGACGGCGACCAGCAGCCCGCTGCCCTCGACGTCGTCGAGCAGCAGGCGCCGGACGACCGGCAGCAGCAGAGCCAGCGGGTGCTCGCGACGCCACTCGGCCAGGTCGTCGTCGGGCAGCTCCAGCCGGGGGAGCGCGTCGGGGTCGACGCGCTGGTCCGCGGCCCTCTGCCACGACGCGGCGAGGAGGAGGCGGCGCTCGGCACCGCGGGACGCGCGCGCGGTCAGCGGGTCGGGTCGGGTCGCTGCCATGTCGCCCCTCGTCCTCGAGCGGAGGCGTCGGGCAGGGCCGTCGGGCCAGGCCTCGTCGCCGTGGTCACGTCAGCGTACGTCGGGGCCGCGCGCGGCGGAAGGGCTGCCGCGGCGGCCCACGCACGGCGCTCGGCTCGCCCCGCGTCCTGCGCCTCGCCGCACGCAGTCGTGCTCGTGTCGGCAACTCCTGACGGGTGCGCCGTGGCCAGCGTCACGTCGGGCGTGTCGCGTGCGGGGCGGGGCAGAGAGCAGGAGTTGCCGACGCGGGAGGGAGAGGGCTGCAGGGGCGCAGGGCAGGGGCAGGGGAAGGGTCAGCGGGCGCAGTCGATGCAGAGGCGGGCGGTGGGCCGGGCCTCGAGCCGCGCCGGGCCGATCCGCGCCGAGCAGCGTTCGCAGCGGCCGAAGGTGCCGTCGGCGAGCCGGCCGAGCGCTGCCTCCGCGTCGGCGGCGCGCTCGAGCGCCGAGCGGCGGACCGCGTCGAGCTGCGACCGTTCGTACGCGATGGTCGAGCCCTCGGGGTCGTGCTCGTCGTCGACGTTGGCTCCCTCGCGGGCCTCGGCCACCGCCTCCATGTCGGTCAGCAGCCGCTCGGCCAGGGCGACTGCCTCGTCGCGGGTTCGGCGCAGCTGCCCGGCGGGGTCGGTCACGCGACGAGCGGCGGCACCCGCTCGCCCTCGGGCGGCGCCGCCGGGGGAGTACCGTCGCCGAACGGCCGCCCGCCGAGCTGCTCGCGGCCGTGCTCGGTCAGCCAGCCCGACGGGTCGGGGCCGGCCGGGATGATCCCCGTAGGGTTGATGTCGCTGTGGACCACGTAGTAGTGGGCCTTGATCTGGTCGAAGTCGATGGTGTCGCCGAACCCGGGGGTCTGGAACAGGTCGCGGGCGTAGGCCCAGAGCACCGGCATCTCGGCGAGCTTCGAGCGGTTGCAC from Frigoribacterium sp. PvP032 includes these protein-coding regions:
- the rplU gene encoding 50S ribosomal protein L21, which encodes MAFAIVRAGGRQEKVEVGTILTVDRLKASASDTVSFVPVLHVDGDTILTGDDLAKVTVEGEVLNDLRGPKIVIQNYKNKTGYKRRMGFRADLTRVKITSITTK
- a CDS encoding DUF779 domain-containing protein; translation: MSTAAKEAGVGRPGPAPAPEAVAPPSRVDVSAEAAAFLVDLTAKHGPLMFHQSGGCCDGSSPMCYPVGFFRVGAVDVHLGDLHVDGLDPIEVYMSRSQFEYWKWTHLTIDVVPGRGAGFSVESPEGRRFLIRSRMLDDAEQAALGLVPGD
- a CDS encoding aldehyde dehydrogenase family protein, yielding MTVTTPPSTYAQPGQPGAAVQFEARYDHFIGGEYVAPASGQYFENPSPVNGKPFTEVARGNAQDVDRAVEAAWRAFDSWKRTTITERAIILNKIADRMEANLEMLAVAETWDNGKPIRESLAADVPLAIDHFRYFAGAVRAQEGSTGEIDADTVAYHFHEPLGVVGQIIPWNFPLLMAVWKLAPALAAGNCVVLKPAEQTPASIHVFMDLIKDLLPAGVLNIVNGFGVEAGAPLASHPNIRKIAFTGETTTGRLIMQMASENLIPVTLELGGKSPNVFFADVADEQDAFYDKALEGFSFFNLNSGEVCTCPSRALVQQSIYDQFTADGIERVKKVKQGDPLSLDTMIGAQASNDQLEKILSYMDIGKQEGAKLLLGGDRADLGGDLTDGYYVNPTIFEGKNSMRIFQEEIFGPVLSLTSFSDYDDAIKIANDTLYGLGAGVWSRNGAQLYRAGRDIQAGRVWSNTYHQYPAGAAFGGYKQSGIGRENHKMMLDHYQQTKNLLVSYADGPMGFF
- a CDS encoding helix-turn-helix domain-containing protein, with the protein product MAATRPDPLTARASRGAERRLLLAASWQRAADQRVDPDALPRLELPDDDLAEWRREHPLALLLPVVRRLLLDDVEGSGLLVAVGDEHGRLLWVEGDRDARRRAESMLFVAGAGWAESRVGTSAPGTALALDRGVQIRGPEHFSHLVQEWSCTAVPVHDPADGRLIGVVDITGDDRAAGEQTLPLLRATVAAMEAELALARTHTNTRTRPHPNPHPYPHPRAHAAPGRGAPTPPRLDVLGRDEAVLRAGGRSTTLSARHSEILLLLAARPEGWSAAALAEAIWGEHGAVGTLRPELVRLRHVLEAAAPELVPSSRPYRLTGDLPTDADEVVQLLDRGSHRAALRAATGTLLPGSSAPGVEGLRDDLARRLGESLRTSGSADVLLQWIATAQGRDDDAARRELLRLLPPRSPRRAGLVAQLAATSADLP
- a CDS encoding TraR/DksA family transcriptional regulator — translated: MTDPAGQLRRTRDEAVALAERLLTDMEAVAEAREGANVDDEHDPEGSTIAYERSQLDAVRRSALERAADAEAALGRLADGTFGRCERCSARIGPARLEARPTARLCIDCAR